A genome region from Baekduia alba includes the following:
- a CDS encoding NAD(P)H-binding protein — MNAVWAARQASVERVVRLSVIGAAHDAPTRSGRLHALSDRELQASGMRWTILRPCWFMQNLLNEADDIAAQGAFSLNAGDGRLGMVDVRDIAQFAARVLTDEPERHDGKTYTLTGPRSLTFADVAHGLTRILGKPVAYLPVSDETQRTTLVDYAVPPWIADMIIEYSQAYAAGWGDAVSGDFLDVVGHPPRDVEDFLGDHAAAFS, encoded by the coding sequence ATGAACGCGGTCTGGGCCGCCCGGCAGGCCAGCGTCGAGCGGGTGGTCCGGCTCTCGGTGATCGGCGCGGCCCACGACGCGCCGACGCGCAGCGGACGGCTCCACGCCTTGTCGGACCGCGAGCTGCAGGCGTCGGGGATGCGCTGGACGATCCTGCGCCCCTGCTGGTTCATGCAGAACCTGCTCAACGAGGCGGACGACATCGCGGCGCAGGGAGCCTTCTCCCTCAACGCCGGCGACGGCCGGCTAGGCATGGTCGACGTCCGCGACATCGCCCAGTTCGCGGCCCGAGTGCTCACCGACGAGCCCGAGCGGCACGACGGCAAGACCTACACCTTGACCGGACCCCGATCGCTCACCTTCGCCGACGTCGCGCACGGGCTCACCCGGATCCTCGGCAAGCCGGTCGCGTACCTGCCGGTCTCCGACGAGACCCAGCGGACGACCCTCGTGGACTACGCGGTCCCGCCGTGGATCGCCGACATGATCATCGAGTACTCCCAGGCCTACGCCGCCGGCTGGGGCGACGCCGTCAGCGGCGACTTCCTCGACGTCGTCGGGCACCCTCCGCGAGACGTCGAAGACTTCCTCGGCGACCACGCGGCGGCGTTCTCCTGA